CCCGGAACAGTGTGGAGGTCTGTGCGCCCCTCAGCCCGGGGGTCCTGTAACCCTTTTCCCCGGGACTCTCTGTCCCTTTGTCTGACATGTCCGCCCGCAACCGGAGCACCACCGCTCTTTGggaaaaaggaaatatatatatatatatatatatatggtgtaTATGACGACGAAGCTCGAAAAACAACTACTAAGCTAACGTTCAGCTGCCTCCCTGAAGGCCGCCATGTTTCACGGTCCAAGACGACGGTTAAgagtgtgaagaagaagaagaagaagaagaagaagaagaagagaggacaaTATGCGACTTGAAAGGCCACAGCGCCCCCAGTGGTTATGAgcggccatgtttgtttacactgaCTGCGGATTATCCGCCCATGTATTATCGTTTGTAGTATTCCTCATGGGAGCCCTCTCCCCGAAACTAAAGAATAGTACAAACAGTAGCCCATCTCATATGATTTATTAAATCCAAAAATTAATGACTTTGAACCCAGGAGAAGATTACATATGCATGTATTCGATAACTTTGGTTAAATTCAGTATAATAAGGTctttaaactacattttaacatttggtATTGACCCCGGTGTCATCTTACAGCCCCTGTTAtatcagatatatatatatatcagatattcacctctgtctgaaactactacctcattatttattctgtatttaaatgtatactTGAACTGTGCACTACTGACtacttaaaattacaataatctgtgcaatacttcaccagtgcaatacacacacacatatatatatatacagtacatacacatacattgctattgtgcatattttatatttttatttttcacttaaatattggaaatgtatatatttttgttttttatatcttatatttgtacatacttctcatttctaactctaggctactttttctattctttGAATGGGAGCACTTGTAACTTGTGTcattcccccccggggatcaataaagtatttctgattctgattctgatattgtATTAGAATTTGTGCCCTGAAGTTACAACAGAGTGGTACTTGAGCTGATCAGCACTTTGGACCAAGCAGATGGGCACTATGGGGGCACTAGGGGAGCAAACTGATTCTCACGCATACAAACAGGCGCATGCACACAAACCGAAACTCTAACCTATGCTTCGTAGAGAGTCCAGTGGGAGGGAAAGAGCAGAGGGGAAGggaaagcaaaaataaatgaaatgatatgTGGAAAATGTTGAGGCAATGTCACATTTAAGATGTCGTTTCTACATGAAAAACGTGCCAAACTCAAAATATGTCTGTTGTTTACACATctcatttttcatatattttagaCATtacttcattaaaacacacatgaaatagCTGCTCCCCCCAAAATactggagcaccaaatgtggattcatccgccgctgaaaatagtccccaacaaatgcactattccCTCCTGATTGAGGAACGttcactgataaaaaaaaaactgttttaaaattatgaatttttttttttttaaagaatgacATCGTCAGTaggagccacagacaggaagtcaagaagtattgagagatggacttttgtttgtttggatcttttcatgagatttgctGACAGTAACATGCCAGCTTAATCCTTTAAACTATCACAATTAACAGTTctgaatgcagaaaataaacccTTTGTTGATGTTATTGCATATTACTGGATTGTTACTATTGATGCATTCACTTGCAAGCTGTGTTCTGTTGTCGGTGAATGCGtaattacatattttttctTGAGGGTTGGGGTTGCCAACATCAAAATCCTATTCACAGATTTTTGTCACATCCTTTTACGTAGAATTGAAGAGGAGACGTTAATTAAAAGTAACACAGCGTGTAAGTCAAGTATCCCTGATTACCTCACTTTACCCAGATGTACTATTTACACGGGAACAGCGCCTCCCAGTGGCTGGAATCGCCTCTTGCAAAAAGCCACTGATCCTCCTTGTCGATCAATTCTGGCTGTGTACAATACAAATATTACTGTGTAACTATATAGGCTTTGAGATTTTAAGAGTGTAAGCAGCAACCTGACAGATAAGAGGCACAGGTGCTCGGAAGGCGCAGGCCTGGGGTCACATGCATTATTCATCAGCAGTATAATGTGATCTGGCTCTCATCAAAGTTACATGTGTCGGCCCAAGTGGGAGGAcaagggaaaaacacacacattcacacacacacacacacacacacacacacacacacacacacacacactgccagaaCAGGACAGGCAGCAGGTAATATTTGCATTAGCCAGCTCCATGGTGATGTtgtctgtgtacacacacacacacacacacaggtgcttCACGTCACACTTGCAGGTCCACAACAGGTGATCCGGAGGAAGGCTCCTGGCCACACCGTTTCCAGTAATTCACAGGAAACTACCCGTCTtgctcaaaatgaaaagagacagcGTGCGAGACAGCTGATATCTATCTCTTGTGGTGTTTGTGATGAGTGTGCTTGGATAAGGTGTGGCACATGAGCTTTTGTCTCCCCTACAGGTGAGCAGCCAGCGGAGGACACGCCGCACAGACCAGACCTGCTGTCAACCCAGGCCACAGGAGAAATCTCCCGGGAGGCTGCGGTGAGTTCTCTGCCCTCAGCTCCGTTTGACAGAAGTCCATGCGGCTTCTTAGGAATGACCTGACCTTTCAGTGAGAGGAGGTGTCACACCTTTGGGCCTTCACTGCCTCATCGTTACATCAGTGAACACGCAGTGGACTATATAAGATGGTGTTGAACGCCTCAAAGTGATTGTTAATGCTACATATTTTTAAGAATGTCATTAGGTATTATATGTTTAGTGTGAGGGCGACTGTAGATGGAAGTCCTGTGATTATATTCAGTGTGCAATTACAATCTTACTGTAATGTTACTTTACATTAAGTACCACTCAACCTAAAGAGCTCTCTATGGAACACCATATTTCATTTGGTACAATCCACTGTGATAAATACGCGGGGATATTATTAGACCAACATCTGAGGTCACTGCTACTATTACTTACCAATATTACCAGCCTACCAGCTGCACCCAAATCCTGAGACCCGTCTGATCCTGGGACCTGATCAGGAAAATATTTCTACAAGACGTTGACAGCTGTCAGAACGAAAGTGTGACAAGTGTGAATGTGCAGGACACAACAAGCTGCCCTGGAGTTGGTTTGTggtttatttgaatatttgcaAATGTGCCACAGTATGAAGTGAAACAATGAGTCATGTAATAATGCAAGCCATGTACTATtacctgtctacctgtctcctgTAGAGGGGTCCTGTATCTAAATGCgtatatatgcagtatatatacGGAAGTAGGGACGAGGAAAGgtggtaaaaatatataaaatggaGATAACCCAGAATGCAATTCTATGCTGCCTTCCCTTCATGAATGTGTGGATTTCCTTTTTAGTACAGTGGTTCCCAACGTTTTTCTTaaacttcttttgaaatattgtatacataatatataataatacattgtatatttctttatattcattgcattaaaagcagcctggctttatgataaataaatgaagacatCTCGGCTATAGCCTTCAGGGACCATACCAGTGTTTTTGGGTGTTAAGCCCATTTATTACAAAAGTGTGCACACCCCACATCACAACACGATGTTAATATTGTGTGGTAATACAGTGCAGGCCTTTACTATCGACCTGCATTACCAAAGAATGATGGGTTAGTAGGCGTCCTGTGTCGAAGAAGTGGAATCTGCTATGTTATATTCATAATGTCATGCAGTGAATGCAAATCAATGGCTCCCAGGAAGGAGCTAATCAGTATTGTATCCTATATAAAGGTGTATTTGTTGTAAATAGGTGAAAACAtcactgtatttattcagttGCACCcaactgttgttttcttccctgACAGACTCAGAGGAAGATGAACTGGGGCTTTCTGGAGAACGTCCTCAGTGGGGTGAACAGGTACTCCACTGTGATCGGGCGCATCTGGCTCTCCGTGGTCTTCCTCTTCAGGATACTGGTATACGTGGCGGCGGCCGAGCAGGTGTGGAAGGACGAGCAGAAGGATTTCGTGTGCAACACCCAGCAGCCCGGCTGTGAGAACGCCTGCTTCGACCACTTCTTCCCCATCTCGCAGGTGCGCCTCTGGGCTCTGCAGCTCATCATGGTGTCCACCCCGTCTCTGCTGGTGGCCCTGCATGTGGCCTACAGGGAGCACCGGGAGGCCAAGCACAAGCGGAAACTGTACCAGGACAAAGGGAGCATCGATGGAGGTCTGTTCTGCACCTACACCATCAGCCTGGTCTTCAAGACAGCCTTCGAGGTGGGCTCCCTGCTAGCTTTCTACTTCCTCTACAACGGCTTTGAGGTGCCCATGCTCCTCCCCTGCAGCCAGAGTCCCTGTCCCAACACGGTGGACTGTTACATAGCCAAAGCCACAGAGAAGAAGATCTTCCTCTACATCATGGGCTGCACCTCCATCCTGTGCATCGCGCTGAACTTCGTGGAGCTCATGTACATAGTGTGGAAGCAGCTGTGGAAATGTTTCACCAGGCGGTACACCCCTGTGAAAGAGAAGGCTTTGAGCCACTGCCGGCCACCTGCTTCCATTGTCAACACGTTTGCCTCCATGGAgcccacagcaaacacagaggacAGCGCCATGCGGCCTGCATCCACTGCTGAAAACCAGCCTGTCCAGTCCTAGAGGGCTGGGGCCCTCTCAGAGCTCAAGTGAAAATGGTTTTGGCTCTCAAAGTGAGAGCCAACACCATTCAACGGGGCCCGCATGAAACCGCGGCAAGCTGTCCTGTCATTACTCAGCGTGAACAGACTCTTAATCACAGACATTAATCAGCAGTCGGGGCACTAATGAAAGCTAGCATTAAGACTTTGACACACAAAACGTATGAAGAGTTATAACATATGAATGTCATGTTATGAATGAAACTGAGAATgaaaacgattagttgattttttcctgtaaaaaaacCACATTTGATGCTTCCAGCTTCGCAGGTGtgaagattttctgctttttcctctgaatgctgttaataattgtaatgtatTGTTAGTGATGCGGAGCTTTTGGGGGCTGTTGCTTGGCAGaatgtttacaaaccaaacaatcggtcgattaatggagaaaataattggcagattaacaGTAGAATCCTGCTTCtgcattaatgcatgagtagTAATAATCTAATGACATAATGTATATTAGTATAACAgtatttatttaagtatttactgctttaatactttaagAACATTTTAGTGATTAtgcttacatacttttactgaaggaaCACTTCTGGacgcttcctcctcctctggttaAAACACCTTGTGAGATACAGTAGCTATCAAAGGCAgttttgtaaattgtaaattatAAGAAAATGATTAAGAGTATTAGTGAGGATCTGGAGAGATGGGCAGTGCTTCCATTAACTGTGCTTGGGCGCGTTGAATCGGTTCGTATGAATGTCTTGCCAAGGATGCTGTACCTATTCCAGATGTTGCCTATAGAACTTCCAAAATCCGTATTTGAGAGGCTGAATAAGTTAATATCTAAATTCATCTGGCAGGGAAAATGCCCAAGAATCCGGTTTAAAACTATACAACTGCCTAAATCCTGGGGGGGTTTGGGGCTCCCAAATTTAAGATATTATTTCTGGGCTGCACAGTTAAGACCTCTGATCTCATGGATGGAGGATCATACATATACGCGATGGGTTAATATTGAAAATAGTCTATACTGGAAGGACGTATATGACACTCTTAAAGAAGTTTTTCAGTATGAGATCCTACAATTGCTCTTCTTGGTATAGTTGGCAGAGACAAGAAATAGTTACTGCGAGTCTTATTAGCAGCAGCCATTACATGTATCACATTTAGATGGTTGaaaatggttgtgtgtgtgtctgtgtgtgtgtgaggtctaGAAGGATATGGAAAAGGAGGTGTGCAAGTTAGAACGTAAATAAACTACACTGTATGGTACAACTGCAGTAACATGTTCACCACACAAATCATATAAATATTCACAAACCATGATCTCTGAGCCTTTGTGGCCTTTTGCAGTTTGGTCaagtttaggcaccaaaactacttggttaggcttTCTGGACTAGAGTGGCGAGGGTCCGGATTGAGGAAAGGCCCGGCATCTTGAACTCTTGTACGGTGTGTCGGTGTCTGTTGTGATCATATGTATGCTTCCTTGCACTGCACACCTCGCACACTTGTAATAACGCACTTCATTTCTGGAGGGTTGTGGGGGTCCCTGAGCAGGCTACGTACGAGATAACAGATCAACTCGTATAACAGCAGCGCCTACTGGCCAATCAGCTCTCTTGGTAAACGGCACGACCAATCACAGAAGATCCCGCGGATGGTGAAAAGGTCTCTTAGGGGGACAGTGTGTTCAGAGACCCCTGAAGTCCTTGGCGGTGTTTTATATGAGAGATGTGGGCATGTCATCGTGCTTTTGTACACCGacatcagtgtgtcagtgtttaatACATTGACTTTGTGTATTAAAGCACAATAAGAGTTAACTGTCCACTACTAACATGAAAATCCTTGATCTTTGTTATCTTAGCAGATAGAACCTCATACTTCCAAGCAGGAAATGAGTTCTCAGTATTAGAAAGGGTTTTGATACAATATATTTACAACGTCCCAATTAAAGACAACTTTACTGCATGTCAGTTTTGTTATCTGGTGTGAACATGTTGAAGCTCATCATCTTAAAAGCACTCAGAAGCCAGATAGAACCGTATAACTCCAAGGTCATGTAGTAATGTGACATAACATACAGAAATTAAGCCTACCTGTTGACAAGAAACATTTCAGAGACATTTCAGAGACATTTCAAGAGCAAGATGGAACGCCCCAAGAAAGAGTATACTTTTCAGCTCTCCCACATTAGCGGAATATTAACACTGAACCCCGTCCAGACTTGTAGACACCTCTGTTTCTTTAAAGTACTGAGTAGTGTTTAAGTAATGTGTACTTTAAAGTTTACTGAACTACGAGAATCATCACTTTCTCATGTTTTCCACACTGAGCTAAGCGCGGTTTAATGACGCCATTCAAGCCAGTCGCATTATTTTTTGCGTCACCAGTCGGGCGCGTCCACCTTTACTTGATTTCTTTCACATTAACTTGAAAATTCGAATAAAAACtaacacattttgcttttggAGGTATCTGTGCATACACGGGAACATCAAAAATTGTgttaaaagtgattttaaaaagcacaatcGCAACTAATTGTTTGTTTCTCCGCCACCCCGTCTGGACCACACACTGTAGTATGGACCTGTCCACGCGATGACGTCCACCAATCAAAACAAAGGGGGACACTTTTGAAAGGCAGTCACTTGTGTTGCGCTCGCAGTAGCGGATTGGGCGTATTtactttattatcatttatgAAAGCTGTATTAGTTCGCCTGCTTGTTGTGTGTATGGTGAGTGACTaccaaaaggaaaaatgacagaagagTCGGCTGTTAAAGTCTGTGTTCGAGTCCGTCCGCTTATTGCGAGGTGAGTTTTGAGCCAACAGCCAGTGAAGTTACAAGTTAGgagctagctaacgttatcGTTACCTATAACGTCAGCGCAAATGCTGACTGCTAACGCTGCTACAGCAATGTTAGTGTCGTTAGCTACATTTCCGACGTTAATGACGAGCCTTTGTTTCAGCATATGATAATTATGTACGCAGCGTTAACGTTCAGCGGAGAAACGTAATTAATTGCTTAACAGTAACTTTATTGACTTGGTAACGTTGACGCTAAGCCAAGCTAGTGCTGTGGAGCCATTGACGTTTAGCGGCAACTTAACGTTAACTCTGTTTTCTGCGTTTGAATGGAGGTTTTTGCTTTGTCTCTTGGGGATGTTGCCGAGAAAGTCTGTGAATGTCCCCACAATGcgtgtatgaatgtgtgtcctCCTTGTTCCAGGGAGGAAAGTGCTGCATCGGAGACCGCAGAGCCCGCCCAGCTGTTTTGGAAAGCTGATAAGAAATCAATTCATCAGATCGATGATGGGAATTCCACCAAGAGCTTTAGTTTCGGTCTGTTTTGCAGCACGTGCAAGGGTTAAGACATGTGTTATGTGGCTTTGATTAGTGGTTCTTTTGGGATATTTAGTATAGAGTCATAGTAATAAATCTACTGCACGTTCACTTTCCTCCCCTGTTGTTCACAGACCGAGTGTTCACTGCTGAAGAAACAACCAATCAGCTGTACCAGGGCATTGCAAAGCCTCTGGTTGTGTCCACGGTTGAGGGATACAACGGTATGTAACGTGAAGTGAATACAGTGACACCTGTCTCGTGAAAACACGTTGTTCCATACACTCACTGTGGCTGCATGGTGTTCAATTCTGCGTTTGATCCACAGGAACAATATTTGCTTACGGGCAGACTTCTTCTGGAAAGACTTTCACCATGATGGGGAGTGACCATATTCCTGGAGTGATCCCTCTGGCCGTGGAAGATGTTTTCCaaaccattaaaaatgtaagaGTCGCATCGCGTGTTTTGAAACATGCCACTGTCTTGTTGTGTGATCACTGTTCCTTCTAACCGATGGCTTCTCTTTTGCCCAAAGTGTCCAAAGAAGGAGTTCCTGCTCAGGGTTTCTTACATGGAAATCTACAACGAAACAGTGACCGATCTGCTTGTTGACAGCTGGAAGAGAAAACCCCTGGAAGTCCGAGAGGCACTTAACGTAAGTGGGCTATTTAGaagtttgggggggggtttgatcCAACGTGAAATGTTGATCCAACGTAACTTGACACATGGTAATAACAGGTGCAACAAGCTACTCGCTTCAAATACTGACTGAGCATCCGATTCAAAAATCTGAACTGGTACCCTGATGATGTTAACAGGGTTTTTCTCAGCTCAGAACGCATTTTTAATGGAAAACCTTTCGATACAAACTGGGGGCAATGAAGGTTGAAATGATAATGGAGTTGTCTTATTGGAAGTGACCCAGTGTTCTTTGAGCTTGACCCTGTTAAAGACCAGAGGTAAGGTATGTATTAGCCTCTGCAGCTTCAACTTTGtaacattcttttttttaagtttttgtttttgtcccccaactttatggaagtgcaatactgaATCACCATAGAGCCTCTTTAAATATTATACTGGGCCTAAGCTCCTTAGTCACATGCTTCAAAGTGTAGGATCACTGAAGGCTGAAACCCTGAAAAGATGCGCTTCCCTACCCATCATGATCACTGAGAGCGTGTCTTGATAATTGCCGTGCGCAGAAGAACATCTATGTGGCCGACCTGACTGAGGAACTGGTGACGTCTCCTGCACAAGCCCTGGCCTGGGTTCGGAAAGGAGAAAGTAAGACCCGAGGCCGTTTTCTGAACATGACAATGATCCCCGCACGCTGTGCGCTGCAGACTGTGCGTAACaacctgtgtgttttctgcacaaCGTGCCTCCGCAGAGAACCGTCACTATGGAAAGACGAAGATGAACCAGCGAAGCAGCCGCTCGCACACCATTTTCCGAATGGTAAGCGATGCCACAACAGTAACATGTAGCATTCTGGGGAAATGTGTATTTCTCACGATCTAGTTTTTCCCCAGATCCTGGAAAGCCGAGAAAGGAGCGACCCAGCATCGGGTGAAAATGCAGATGGAGCCATTATAGTGTCTCATTTGGTAAGCTAGCTCCTTTCTTATTACTTGTATTTGCTATTTGTCTACGTTGCTGTCTGTGTCATTGTTTGGGTTGTAATGAGTATTTGCTCACCAGCAATTTTGCTTCATCTTCCAGAATTTAGTCGATCTGGCTGGATCTGAGAGAGCAAGTCAAACGGGAGCCGAAGGTAAGTTGGAGTTAAATCCACAGACTGTGGCCTGGACACCACGTTGGAGTTTAGTGAGCGCACACAACAGCGTATAGTGAGTTAACAGTAATCCACCTGTTTTGGATATTCCAGGCACGCGTTTCAAAGAAGGTTGCAATATCAACCGCAGCCTGTTCACACTCGGCCAAGTGATCAAGAAACTGACTGATGAAGGCCAGAAGTGAGTAAACAATGAACACGCAAATACTTCCAATAAACCGTGCAGAGTGTATTCCCCAACATTTGGAGCTATTCCTTTTAATAAACCTCTTTAGAGGTGTAAATGGTCTTCCTCCTTTATTTGAAAAGGCTCCAGACCCGTAAGGGGGATCACggacaaaacattttggatgTCCAGCTCCACATGAAGGAAAAtgatgagaggggaaaaagagacgCACACTTTAAAAAGAGTTCTCAACAGCCTCTTTTTACGTGTTGCTCAGTCATTCAAGGGGCTGCTAAATATCACCGTCTCTCTCCAGGGGCTTCACCAACTACAGAGACAGTAAGCTCACCCGCATCCTGCAGAACTCCTTGGGTGGGAACGCCAAAACAGTCATCATCTGCACCATCACCCCCGTCACTCTAGACGAGACCCTCAGCACTCTGCAGGTTGGTGAAATACGCAGATTTCCTTGAATACTGGCTTGTTATAACTAAACGGTATGGTACATTAGATGAGGTTCGCTCCTTTCCCCCTGCACATGCACGTGAGATGAGACACTGCAGCTTTGCAGTTGGGTGTATGGGTGGAATCTGCTCCCAGCGTCACAAAGTGCAGCCGTATGAGAATTTAAAACCTACGAGCCAAAACGAGACGGAGAACTCAAAGCAGGTGATGTTTCACTCCATGTTTATTGTTATCAGTTTGCCAGCACcgcaaagaaaatgaagaacGACCCCCACGTGACGGAGGTGTCCGATGACGGGGCCCTGCTCAAGCGCTATCGCAATGAAATTGTGGACCTCAAGCGCCGACTTCAGGAGGCGAGTGTCGTGGCTCTTTTTGTTCCGGTTTGACCTATCACAGCCAAGTTTCATTACAGCAGCCCTTTCTACCCTCTGACCTGtgaatgacccccccccccccgcctcctctgCAACAGGTTTCTTCAGTCACACAGACCACAGCGACAGAGAAGAAGGTCCTTTCCCAGCTGCTCCAAGAAAAGGACCAGCTCCAGAGAGAACAGCAAGACAGGATCCGAAACCTGACCAAACTGCTGGTCACCAGCTCAAACTCGGTCCCTGTTCAGAAGGTAAGCGAGACGGCAAATGAAGCTTTCTCTCCATTGTTCTAGTCGCAATGACTCTCGTCCTGTCTTTAAGATGCCAAAACGCAGGGTCACATGGGGAGGAAAGATGCTCAGACTTGGCCGTCCCTCCGCCTGTGATGGCGGCTCGTCCGACCTCAGCTTCGCAGAATCTGTCACTCGGAAGAGGAAAGCAGATTCCTGTCTGCTGGAGCTGGGCGAAGGTAAGCAGGAGCACGTAAAAACAAAACGCTGCACATGATAATTCACCTCATAATCCCTGTTTCACGCACGAAGCGCACTGTCTGATAATTAGTTGGTGTGTTTGAACAGACGACGAGGACTTTGACTCTCACTGGGAGATTCCCGATGAGTCGGACGAAATGGAGATGAGTCAGACATTAGACGGCAGAGTGGctgagctggagctgcagctgcagacgGAGGCCCGGCAGAAGCTGGAGGCCCTGGAGAAAATACAGCCCACAGAACAGAGGGTGGCcgagctggagctgcagctgcagatggaGGCCCGGGAGAAGCTGGAGGCCCTTGAAAAGGTGGAGATGTTGGAGTTCAGAGTGGCCGACCTGGACAGACGGCTGGAAGAACAGAGCCACAGTCAGAGTGAAACTGGCCAACAGGTGTGACGTGTTCAATATACCCGCTCTCTGAGGCTTTCTCCTCCTACTTGGAGGCCGGTTGCTACAGCACCTTTGCATTCTGTTCATTGTTTTCTATCTGGCTCGGTCGCGTCAGCTGGTTTTAGTCTAATCCTCGCACCTCTTGTTTTTCCAGATGAGAAGAGAGTTTGCAGAGACCATCCAGCTGTGTGAAACCCTGGCTACAGAGAAGGTAACGCTCCTGCCGGGACTGTAACCCACCTCACAACTCGGTAGCTTGTTTTGCACGAAAGCGGAGAAAACCCTGTTCACTCGTTATCTTCTAAAATGCCTGTTATTATCAGGTTCAAGGTATTAAATGAACCAGGAGCACGTCTTAATCCAGAGTCATTATGTTGAGGAGAAACTATCGTGTCAGTTCATATAAGACCAGGCTGAATGTGGGACTATTTCAAACCGTCTAAGAAAGCCAGTTGAAGTGAATCTGGGTCTAAAGACCGAACAGAGTGCAACGCTAAAATCCTTCAGGGTTTGATTGATTGAGTTCTGCCAGCAGTGTTTCTACAGTTGGAATCACATGAGGAGAAGCATTTGTTCAAGCTCCTGGAAACCTTAAGGCAACACGTTTCAAGTGGAgatgcctgctgctgctgctgctgctgctgctgctgctgctgaagtcgACGGATTGAAGTTGtcttgtctcctcttttctAGGACGCGGTGGCTGCTGAGCGCGACTATCTGAAGCAGGAGCTGGGGATGTTCATAGAGCAGACTGAaagtctggagagagagaaagacgctCTGTcgcaggagctggaggagaagagagacacGGACGAGTTCAAGTCTCTGGAGGAGGAGTTCAGGAAAGAGCACGAGGTAAACTCATTGACCTGATTCCGTTCGGACTCCCGCTCAGTGCTGCGACCCCGTCTGTCCGGGTCAAACTGATCACTATAAGCGGGCGGTTATTATAACGGATTCTTTGTTTCTCATGCAGATTACCATCTccttgacatttgtttttttttttgttttatttcacgAATATAAATGACATAAACTGGATTTTATTGACtgtcttcaaaataaagccCAGTTCAGATGAAGTGGCTGCACTCGGCCTAGCACTTACTTTAGTCCGAGGAACTACGATCAAAGTTCCGCCGCCTCATCTCGTCGGCTCGTTCTTTTGGCAGTTCGTCTCGAGCTTGGAGGAGACGACGTGGTAGTAAAGTAAAGGTTCCATCTGTTGTCATGTATGAAAATACCCAGAACGAAGGCAAATGATTTAAACAGCATCTGTAATGAATGATTCCGTCCCAGTAGAAGCGGTTTCCACCCTACTTGGATGTGTTGAGTTTGgctttctttttaatgttattattgaatgatttttttttgtttgtttgtgatatttattcatttatttacgCTGTGTCCATTCTGTTTGTGTCATCTTACAGAACGAGCTGCAAAAGGAAATCTCCAGCTTGAAGACGGCCATCGACTCCTCTGAGCTCCGGCGCCAGGAGCTTCAGGTGAGACGACCTGCTGAGAGGAGTTCCCCCTCAGGTTCATTCAAGTCTGGGAGGGATTCGAAAGTtctagaccttttttttttgtcagtcacAGTGCACACGAAACATATGGACCGGAGTTGAATCTTGAATGCATCATGTGTTTTACTCCCGAGTAGAACAACCTCACAGGCTTCGACCAACAAACTAATGTGCGCTTTGGAAGTCGAGACGGTTCCGCACTCAAATTGCAGCCCTGAGCTGTAAAAGTGTACAGC
The DNA window shown above is from Enoplosus armatus isolate fEnoArm2 chromosome 19, fEnoArm2.hap1, whole genome shotgun sequence and carries:
- the gjb7 gene encoding gap junction beta-7 protein, which gives rise to MNWGFLENVLSGVNRYSTVIGRIWLSVVFLFRILVYVAAAEQVWKDEQKDFVCNTQQPGCENACFDHFFPISQVRLWALQLIMVSTPSLLVALHVAYREHREAKHKRKLYQDKGSIDGGLFCTYTISLVFKTAFEVGSLLAFYFLYNGFEVPMLLPCSQSPCPNTVDCYIAKATEKKIFLYIMGCTSILCIALNFVELMYIVWKQLWKCFTRRYTPVKEKALSHCRPPASIVNTFASMEPTANTEDSAMRPASTAENQPVQS